A portion of the Halopelagius inordinatus genome contains these proteins:
- a CDS encoding bacterio-opsin activator domain-containing protein, protein MANRLFQERVLVAVADDRTYERAERLLRSVLDDCSIRRVTRSADARSGDGAFDCVVVADDLPDGRATSVADAFADAPVVILRHPDSDLTVPEAFDAGAADVVTVGETNRFERLGERVASAMTWWRRRAELTERIGEDLKEQAMDEAPVGITIADMSLPDGPLVYVNEAFETTTGYPKSQALGRNCRFLQGPGTEEEPVAELRRAVDSESSATVELLNYRRDGEPFWNRVDIAPLCDPDGRVTHYVGFQTDITARVRAEEAVERERARLQRLVDHIEGLLVETSEVLVRAQARDELERKVCERIAATEQYSCAWIADCDLSPEAVVPDAWAGEMPSSVVGLRIALDDTADPVARTVATRTPQIARDPEGQFHHNVVLPFGGLVAVPLLHRETLYGVLTVYAETVDEHERIVLGALGRAVGAAIDAFESRRTLITDSRLSLRFEVVAPDSPLVSVARRGDCRLDYEGVVARDDGSVVLFVSSPSSDVELDSSDIPGLDHVHRLQRTGGTAVYELLLSPGSLLSQIAEGGARLTDLTVDATRGTVVIDTTVADRTLGRRLLEDVERTSRSVRLLAVGENEDPTDTRRAFAGSVEEKLTDKQRTALQLAHLGGFFEWPHGISGDELADAMDISRSTYHQHLRAAEKKLVSQFYRHHPN, encoded by the coding sequence ATGGCGAACCGGCTGTTCCAAGAGCGCGTGTTGGTCGCCGTCGCAGACGACCGGACGTACGAACGGGCCGAGAGACTGCTCCGGTCGGTTCTCGACGACTGTTCCATCCGGCGTGTCACCCGCTCGGCCGACGCGCGGTCCGGCGACGGAGCCTTCGACTGCGTGGTGGTCGCCGACGATCTTCCCGACGGTCGAGCGACGAGCGTCGCCGACGCGTTCGCGGACGCGCCCGTCGTGATACTGCGTCACCCCGACAGCGACCTCACGGTGCCGGAGGCGTTCGACGCGGGTGCGGCGGACGTCGTCACCGTCGGAGAGACGAACCGCTTCGAGCGACTCGGCGAACGAGTCGCGAGTGCGATGACCTGGTGGCGACGTCGAGCGGAGTTGACAGAACGCATCGGAGAGGACCTGAAAGAGCAGGCCATGGACGAGGCTCCGGTCGGTATCACTATCGCGGACATGTCGCTTCCGGACGGTCCGTTGGTGTACGTCAACGAGGCGTTCGAGACGACGACGGGCTACCCGAAATCGCAAGCGTTGGGCCGCAACTGTCGGTTTCTCCAGGGGCCGGGTACGGAGGAGGAACCGGTCGCCGAACTCCGGCGTGCAGTCGATTCCGAGTCGTCTGCGACGGTCGAACTGCTGAACTATCGACGCGACGGTGAGCCGTTTTGGAACCGAGTGGACATCGCACCGCTGTGCGACCCCGACGGACGAGTGACACACTACGTCGGATTCCAGACGGACATCACCGCGCGCGTTCGCGCCGAAGAGGCTGTCGAACGCGAACGTGCCCGGCTTCAGCGACTCGTCGACCACATCGAGGGGCTACTCGTGGAGACGTCCGAAGTTCTCGTGCGCGCGCAGGCGAGAGACGAACTCGAGCGGAAGGTGTGCGAGCGAATCGCGGCCACGGAGCAGTACTCGTGTGCGTGGATAGCCGACTGCGACCTCTCGCCGGAGGCCGTCGTTCCGGACGCGTGGGCGGGGGAGATGCCCTCGTCCGTCGTCGGGCTACGGATAGCCCTCGACGACACAGCCGACCCGGTCGCTCGGACCGTCGCGACGCGGACCCCGCAAATAGCCCGCGACCCCGAAGGACAGTTTCACCACAACGTCGTCCTCCCGTTCGGGGGCCTCGTCGCGGTCCCCTTACTCCACCGGGAGACGCTGTACGGCGTCCTCACCGTCTACGCGGAGACGGTCGACGAGCACGAGCGGATAGTCCTCGGCGCGTTGGGCCGGGCGGTCGGTGCCGCCATCGACGCGTTCGAGAGTCGTCGAACGCTCATCACCGACAGCCGTCTGTCGCTTCGGTTCGAGGTGGTCGCGCCCGACTCGCCACTCGTCTCCGTCGCTCGCCGAGGTGACTGCCGCCTCGACTACGAAGGCGTCGTCGCCCGCGACGACGGGTCCGTCGTCCTGTTCGTCTCCTCGCCGTCGTCAGACGTCGAACTCGACAGCTCGGACATCCCGGGACTCGACCACGTTCACCGACTGCAACGAACCGGCGGCACGGCCGTCTACGAACTGCTTCTCTCTCCCGGTTCGCTGCTCTCTCAGATTGCAGAGGGAGGGGCGCGACTCACAGACCTCACCGTCGATGCGACGCGGGGCACGGTCGTAATCGACACGACTGTCGCCGACCGAACGCTCGGGCGCAGACTCCTCGAAGACGTCGAACGAACGTCTCGTTCGGTTCGACTACTCGCGGTCGGCGAGAACGAAGACCCCACCGATACCCGACGGGCGTTCGCCGGTTCCGTCGAAGAGAAACTCACGGACAAACAGCGAACCGCGCTCCAACTCGCGCATCTCGGGGGGTTCTTCGAGTGGCCGCACGGTATCTCGGGAGACGAGTTGGCGGACGCGATGGATATCTCGCGTTCGACGTATCACCAACACCTCCGCGCGGCCGAGAAGAAACTCGTCTCGCAGTTCTACCGGCACCACCCCAACTAG
- a CDS encoding bacteriorhodopsin, whose amino-acid sequence MATPGSESIWLWLGTAGMTLGTLFFIARGWGVKDEKEQRFYIITIFITTIASAAYFSMATGFGLTQVEVGTQVLDIYWARYADWLFTTPLLLLDLALLAGANRNTIYTLVGLDVFMIGTGLAGAFASSAPARIAWWAISTVALLFLLYFLVEALSEAAKTQTESVRKLTNTLRNMIIVLWLAYPVVWILGTEGTVGFLPLYVETAAFMVLDLTAKVGFGVVLLRSHSILEEAGQTTPAAATAD is encoded by the coding sequence ATGGCAACCCCTGGAAGCGAATCGATATGGCTGTGGCTCGGTACGGCCGGAATGACGCTCGGAACGCTCTTCTTCATCGCCCGCGGGTGGGGCGTGAAGGACGAGAAAGAACAGCGGTTCTACATCATCACGATATTCATAACCACCATCGCGTCGGCGGCGTACTTCTCGATGGCGACCGGATTCGGCCTCACACAGGTGGAAGTCGGTACTCAGGTGCTCGACATCTACTGGGCCCGCTACGCGGACTGGTTGTTCACCACGCCGCTGTTGCTTCTCGACCTCGCGCTCCTCGCGGGGGCGAACAGGAACACCATCTACACGCTCGTCGGTCTCGACGTGTTCATGATCGGAACCGGACTCGCCGGTGCGTTCGCCTCCTCGGCACCCGCACGAATCGCCTGGTGGGCTATCAGCACCGTCGCGCTGTTGTTCCTCCTGTACTTCCTGGTCGAGGCGCTCTCGGAGGCCGCAAAGACGCAGACCGAGTCGGTTCGGAAACTGACGAACACGCTCCGAAACATGATAATCGTCCTCTGGTTGGCGTACCCCGTCGTCTGGATTCTCGGCACCGAAGGGACCGTCGGCTTCCTCCCGTTGTACGTCGAGACGGCGGCGTTCATGGTTCTCGACCTCACCGCGAAGGTGGGATTCGGGGTCGTCCTGCTGCGCAGTCACAGCATCCTCGAAGAGGCCGGACAGACGACTCCGGCGGCCGCGACTGCCGACTGA
- a CDS encoding lycopene cyclase domain-containing protein, with protein sequence MSVRLTYFGFHAVFLLPALAVLAVGLSHSRRRLDATHWVGTALITVVALLYTTPWDNHLISRGVWGYGDGVVALRVWLVPVEELLFMLLQPLVVALWLYALALAVRSASVTTRDRLLGVAAGALVGAVGLVLYVFGGQTYYLGAILTWAAPVLALQWGFGWPYLWAVRRTFAFGVAVPTVYFCLADRVALQFGIWHISADHTTGIALFGLPIEEATFFFVTNLFVVQGLLLFHWVVERWR encoded by the coding sequence GTGAGCGTGCGGCTCACGTACTTCGGCTTTCACGCCGTGTTTCTCCTGCCAGCGCTGGCGGTACTGGCAGTCGGCCTCTCTCACAGTCGTCGGCGGCTGGACGCCACTCACTGGGTCGGGACGGCGCTCATCACCGTGGTCGCCCTCCTGTACACGACGCCGTGGGACAACCACCTCATCTCCCGCGGCGTCTGGGGGTACGGCGACGGTGTCGTCGCCCTGCGGGTGTGGCTCGTCCCCGTCGAGGAACTCCTGTTCATGCTCTTGCAACCGCTCGTCGTCGCGCTCTGGTTGTACGCTCTCGCGCTGGCGGTGAGGTCCGCCTCGGTGACGACGCGAGACCGACTTCTCGGCGTCGCGGCGGGGGCTCTCGTCGGGGCTGTCGGCCTCGTTCTCTACGTGTTCGGCGGTCAGACGTACTACCTCGGAGCCATCCTCACGTGGGCCGCTCCGGTCCTCGCACTCCAGTGGGGGTTCGGGTGGCCCTACCTGTGGGCGGTCCGTCGGACGTTCGCCTTCGGCGTCGCCGTCCCGACGGTGTACTTCTGTCTGGCCGACCGCGTCGCGCTTCAGTTCGGCATCTGGCACATCTCGGCCGACCACACCACGGGCATCGCCCTGTTCGGACTCCCCATCGAGGAGGCGACGTTCTTCTTCGTCACGAACCTGTTCGTGGTGCAGGGTCTCCTCTTGTTTCACTGGGTGGTCGAACGATGGCGCTGA
- a CDS encoding Brp/Blh family beta-carotene 15,15'-dioxygenase codes for MALSERPAVDRRVKRRLARTVFPVAWVALAAVGVASLVGVTLGGPSRYVPLLASVVFLGLPHGALDHVTVPRARGSEPSVRSLAAVGALYLVFGGLYAVVWFLTPAAAFVGFLLLTWFHWGQGDVYPLVSLTEETHLRTRGQRALAATVRGGIPMVVPLVAFPETYRRVAATTVELFAPEVTFAWLVSPPLRISVGVGLALVTLASLLLGWRRAPHGPSRTAWLVDVGESVLLWAFFLVVPPLVAIGLYFPLWHSLRHLARLAALDSPVADALSNGHSLSAAASLGRDALPMTAGAVVFLGALALTVPTAVGGIDEVASVYLVSLAVLTLPHVVVVSVLDRVQGIW; via the coding sequence ATGGCGCTGAGCGAACGCCCCGCCGTCGATAGAAGAGTGAAGCGACGGCTCGCTCGAACGGTGTTTCCCGTCGCGTGGGTCGCCCTCGCGGCCGTCGGTGTCGCCTCGCTCGTCGGCGTCACCCTCGGCGGCCCCTCTCGGTACGTCCCCCTGTTAGCGAGCGTCGTCTTCCTCGGACTGCCGCACGGTGCGCTCGACCACGTGACCGTGCCGCGCGCCCGCGGGTCGGAGCCCTCGGTTCGGTCGCTCGCCGCCGTGGGGGCGCTGTATCTCGTCTTCGGCGGCCTCTACGCGGTCGTCTGGTTTCTCACCCCCGCCGCGGCGTTCGTCGGCTTTCTCCTTTTGACGTGGTTTCACTGGGGGCAGGGGGACGTCTACCCGCTCGTCTCTCTGACCGAGGAGACGCACCTTCGAACCCGGGGGCAACGCGCCCTCGCGGCGACCGTCCGCGGCGGGATTCCGATGGTCGTCCCGCTCGTCGCGTTCCCGGAGACGTACCGCCGCGTCGCGGCGACGACCGTCGAACTGTTCGCCCCGGAAGTGACGTTCGCGTGGCTCGTTTCCCCGCCGCTCCGAATCTCCGTCGGCGTCGGGCTGGCTCTTGTCACCCTCGCGTCGCTTCTCCTCGGGTGGCGTCGAGCGCCACACGGTCCCTCTCGCACCGCGTGGCTGGTCGACGTCGGCGAGTCGGTGCTGCTTTGGGCGTTCTTCCTCGTCGTCCCCCCGCTGGTCGCCATCGGGCTGTACTTCCCGTTGTGGCACTCGCTGCGGCATCTCGCACGCCTCGCTGCGCTCGATTCGCCGGTCGCCGACGCGCTGTCGAACGGCCACTCTCTTTCGGCCGCCGCCTCTCTCGGCCGCGACGCACTACCGATGACGGCCGGCGCGGTGGTCTTTCTCGGCGCTCTCGCGTTGACCGTTCCGACGGCCGTCGGTGGTATCGACGAAGTCGCGTCCGTCTATCTCGTCTCGCTCGCCGTCCTCACCCTCCCGCACGTGGTCGTCGTCTCGGTACTCGACCGGGTGCAAGGGATCTGGTGA
- a CDS encoding V-type ATP synthase subunit D codes for MANDVKPTRKNLMAIEDRIELSERGHDTLEQKRDGLIMEFMDILDQAQDVRSELNTNYETAQRKINMARAMEGDVAVRGAAAALKEHPEITTQSKNIMGVVVPQIESSRVRKSLDQRGYGLLGSSARIDEAADAYEELLESIILAAEVETAMKKMLREIETTKRRVNALEFKLLPDLYENQEYIEQKLEEQEREETFRLKKIKGKKEEEEKEEREAEAAEEAAEAERLPADD; via the coding sequence ATGGCCAACGACGTCAAACCGACTCGGAAGAACCTGATGGCGATAGAGGACCGCATCGAACTCTCCGAGCGAGGCCACGACACGCTGGAGCAGAAACGCGACGGCCTCATCATGGAGTTCATGGACATCCTCGACCAGGCGCAGGACGTCCGTTCGGAACTCAACACCAACTACGAGACCGCACAGCGGAAGATAAACATGGCGCGCGCGATGGAGGGCGACGTCGCGGTGCGCGGTGCGGCCGCGGCGCTGAAAGAACACCCGGAGATCACGACGCAGTCGAAAAACATCATGGGCGTCGTCGTCCCGCAGATAGAGTCCTCGCGCGTCAGAAAGAGCCTCGACCAGCGCGGCTACGGGCTGCTCGGGTCGTCCGCGCGCATCGACGAGGCCGCAGACGCCTACGAGGAACTGCTCGAAAGCATCATCCTCGCCGCGGAAGTCGAGACGGCGATGAAGAAGATGCTCAGAGAGATAGAGACGACGAAGCGCCGCGTCAACGCCCTCGAATTCAAGCTCCTCCCCGACCTCTACGAGAACCAAGAGTACATCGAGCAGAAACTCGAAGAACAGGAGCGCGAAGAGACGTTCCGCCTGAAGAAGATAAAGGGCAAGAAAGAGGAAGAAGAGAAGGAAGAACGCGAGGCCGAGGCGGCCGAAGAGGCCGCCGAAGCCGAGAGACTCCCGGCGGACGACTGA
- a CDS encoding DUF6276 family protein: MTRTCPDCGGDLVSFAVPDGLEPHAPDAPAAALCSNCLRTYPADAAESADFGSVADYFPRGDGGAATALLLGLLDSLALNRAAIESLADRAERDGADVLLTLDRIDGDATLAPHFDVGRRRTQVGQILD; this comes from the coding sequence ATGACTCGCACGTGTCCGGACTGCGGCGGTGACCTCGTCTCCTTTGCCGTCCCCGACGGCCTCGAACCGCACGCGCCGGACGCACCCGCAGCGGCGCTCTGTTCGAACTGTCTCCGAACGTACCCCGCAGACGCCGCCGAGTCGGCCGACTTCGGTTCGGTCGCGGACTACTTCCCCCGCGGCGACGGCGGCGCGGCGACGGCGCTTCTGCTCGGACTGCTCGACTCGCTGGCGTTGAACCGCGCCGCAATCGAGTCGCTCGCTGACCGCGCCGAACGCGACGGCGCGGACGTGCTGTTGACGCTCGACAGAATCGACGGCGACGCGACGCTCGCCCCTCACTTCGACGTCGGCCGTCGTCGCACGCAGGTCGGACAGATACTCGACTGA
- the prf1 gene encoding peptide chain release factor aRF-1, producing MSTDAEASEDRRKYEFRKVIEELEDFEGSGTQLVTIYIPEDKQISDVVAHVTQEHSEASNIKSKQTRTAVQDALKSIKDRLRYYDTFPPENGIVIFSGAVNSGGGQTEMVTKVLDSPPEPIQSFRYHCDSDFLTEPLENMLTDKGLFGLIVLDRREANVGWLKGKRVEPVKSASSLVPGKQRKGGQSAQRFARLRLEAIDNFYQEVAGMANDLFVSRRHELDGILVGGPSPTKDEFLDGDYLHHELQDHVVGKFDVSYTDESGLKDLVDAAQDVLADQEVMKDKSQMEEFFEKLHTGEQATYGFGPTRKNLVMGSVDRLLLSEDLHSDVVVYECPEGHEEYEVVDRRHGDPGHECTECGQEAEKKDRDDVIEHLMSIAEQRGTETKFISTDFEKGEQLHDAFGGVAGILRYATGV from the coding sequence ATGAGTACCGACGCCGAGGCGAGCGAGGACCGCCGGAAGTACGAGTTCCGGAAGGTCATAGAGGAGCTAGAGGATTTCGAAGGCTCCGGAACGCAACTCGTCACTATCTACATCCCGGAGGACAAACAGATATCCGACGTCGTCGCCCACGTCACGCAGGAACACTCTGAGGCGTCGAATATCAAGTCGAAACAGACGCGCACGGCCGTCCAAGACGCCCTGAAGTCGATCAAGGACCGCCTCCGCTACTACGACACCTTCCCCCCCGAGAACGGCATCGTCATCTTCTCCGGCGCGGTCAACTCCGGCGGCGGCCAGACGGAGATGGTGACGAAGGTGTTGGACAGTCCGCCCGAGCCCATCCAGTCGTTCCGCTACCACTGCGACTCGGACTTCCTCACGGAACCGCTCGAAAACATGCTGACGGACAAGGGACTGTTCGGCCTCATCGTCCTCGACCGCCGCGAGGCGAACGTCGGGTGGCTGAAAGGCAAGCGCGTCGAACCCGTCAAGTCCGCCTCCTCTCTCGTCCCCGGCAAACAGCGGAAAGGTGGCCAGTCCGCCCAGCGTTTCGCCCGCCTCCGTCTGGAAGCCATCGACAACTTCTATCAGGAGGTCGCGGGGATGGCAAACGACCTGTTCGTCTCGCGGCGACACGAACTCGACGGCATCCTCGTGGGCGGTCCGTCGCCGACGAAAGACGAGTTCCTGGACGGCGACTACCTCCACCACGAACTGCAAGACCACGTCGTCGGGAAGTTCGACGTCTCCTACACCGACGAGTCCGGGCTCAAAGACTTAGTCGACGCCGCACAGGACGTGCTCGCGGATCAGGAGGTGATGAAGGACAAATCCCAGATGGAGGAGTTCTTCGAGAAACTCCACACCGGAGAGCAGGCGACGTACGGGTTCGGACCCACCCGGAAGAACCTCGTCATGGGCTCCGTCGACCGACTCCTCCTCTCGGAGGACCTCCACTCGGACGTCGTCGTCTACGAGTGTCCGGAGGGCCACGAGGAGTACGAAGTCGTGGACCGCCGCCACGGTGACCCCGGACACGAGTGCACCGAGTGCGGTCAGGAGGCCGAAAAGAAAGACCGCGATGACGTCATCGAACATCTGATGTCCATCGCCGAACAGCGTGGGACGGAGACGAAGTTCATCTCGACGGACTTCGAGAAGGGCGAGCAACTGCACGACGCCTTCGGCGGCGTCGCGGGCATCCTCCGCTACGCCACCGGCGTCTAA
- the minD gene encoding cell division ATPase MinD, giving the protein MGRVYAVVSAKGGVGKTTTTTNLAAALAAAGADVAVVDGDLGMANLAGALGVVPTEPTLHDVLAGESDVSEATQEGPHGMAVVPGATDLDAFARADPEGLRAVLSELADRYEYVLLDTGAGLSNDTVVPLTYVDEAILVSTTGRDALGDTEKTRQVAVRLDVPVAGAVLTRVDPENPNAATVEEQLDAEILQAIPDENVVRRAGDAGEPLTTFAPGSSAAAAYRALAADLTGEPVPQPDAVAAPDDPSEEAPEDVPAAEDVPAADDDETPDASADETGGEEERREEIIVAGDHEADADADADEPLVADAEPEDAPSERSVDADDGESKADEPLVESAEPDAEEDPQIPFASDDGADGADDADDADDANDEDDADDEEDEDDGVFTTELGESADGAGKRGDDDEKKGLFGRFLG; this is encoded by the coding sequence ATGGGACGGGTGTACGCAGTGGTCAGCGCGAAGGGAGGCGTCGGAAAGACCACGACGACGACGAATCTCGCGGCGGCCCTCGCCGCGGCGGGTGCCGACGTCGCGGTGGTCGACGGCGACCTCGGCATGGCGAACCTCGCGGGGGCGTTGGGCGTCGTACCGACGGAGCCGACGCTCCACGACGTTCTCGCGGGCGAATCGGACGTGTCCGAGGCGACGCAGGAGGGACCGCACGGGATGGCCGTGGTTCCGGGGGCGACGGACCTCGACGCGTTCGCTCGCGCGGACCCGGAGGGTCTCCGCGCGGTGCTCTCCGAACTGGCCGACCGATACGAGTACGTCCTGCTCGACACGGGCGCAGGACTGAGTAACGACACCGTCGTCCCCCTCACGTACGTCGACGAGGCGATTCTCGTCTCGACGACGGGGCGGGACGCGTTGGGGGACACCGAGAAGACGCGGCAGGTCGCGGTCCGACTGGACGTACCGGTCGCGGGCGCGGTGCTCACGCGCGTGGACCCCGAGAACCCGAACGCGGCCACGGTCGAAGAGCAACTCGACGCCGAGATACTGCAGGCGATTCCCGACGAGAACGTCGTCCGCCGGGCGGGCGACGCGGGCGAACCGCTCACGACGTTCGCGCCGGGGAGTTCGGCGGCCGCCGCCTACAGAGCGCTCGCAGCGGACCTGACCGGAGAACCCGTTCCGCAACCGGACGCCGTCGCCGCGCCGGACGACCCGAGCGAGGAGGCCCCGGAGGACGTTCCCGCCGCGGAGGACGTTCCCGCCGCGGACGACGACGAGACGCCGGACGCGTCCGCCGACGAGACCGGAGGCGAGGAGGAACGCCGAGAGGAAATCATCGTCGCGGGCGACCACGAAGCCGACGCCGACGCGGATGCGGACGAACCGCTCGTAGCGGACGCAGAACCCGAAGACGCGCCCTCGGAGCGGTCGGTGGACGCGGACGACGGCGAGTCGAAGGCAGACGAACCGCTCGTCGAATCCGCCGAACCAGACGCCGAGGAGGACCCGCAGATACCGTTCGCGAGCGACGACGGCGCGGACGGCGCGGACGACGCGGACGACGCGGACGATGCGAACGACGAAGACGACGCGGACGACGAGGAGGACGAAGACGACGGCGTCTTCACCACGGAGTTAGGCGAGAGCGCGGACGGTGCCGGAAAGCGCGGCGACGACGACGAGAAGAAGGGACTGTTCGGTCGATTCCTCGGTTGA
- the argS gene encoding arginine--tRNA ligase yields MFREFRSEVEDAVSTALSALDLPTDDLGVEEPPDGVSATLASSAAFRLAGEVGAPPPKVAVDIAEQIDATGYTYLDSATPQGPYVNFHVSDAYYAETVEAGRDDEYGRLSDTGKDVVVEHTSANPTGPVHVGRARNPILGDAIARILDFAGNDVERHYYVNDAGRQVAVFTWAYETFDESDLPDPERDRSDYDLVRYYRKGNAFLEDADEEDAEAAEEEIASIMQGLEAGDEETFERVAVVVDQVLSGMTASLERLPAEFDRFVKETKFIRNGDAEEVVRRLKDSEYSVYEEDAWQLDLSSFDFEKNLVFLRSDGTTLYTTRDLAHHEWKFDNYDEAVTVLGEDHKLQAEQLETALEILGNDTENLRQTFYSWVNLPEGGMSTRKGTGVDLDDLLDESVQRAREEVESRLDSRIRDDELDDEDVERIARQVGIGAVRYDIVSKQPTKGITFEWERALDFEAQSAPYVQYVHARCCGIVEEAEASGIEASTDASLLDGPEERELVATIARFPFVVEEAADGLEPHVVATYVRQFAETFNTFYRECSVLNADDDDVAAARLGLVEAARHTVANALWVLGIEAPDSM; encoded by the coding sequence ATGTTTCGAGAGTTCCGTTCGGAGGTCGAAGATGCGGTCTCTACTGCACTCTCCGCGCTCGACCTGCCGACCGACGACCTCGGCGTCGAAGAGCCGCCGGACGGCGTCTCCGCGACGCTGGCGTCCAGCGCCGCCTTCCGACTGGCGGGCGAAGTCGGCGCGCCGCCGCCGAAAGTCGCAGTCGACATCGCAGAGCAGATAGACGCCACCGGCTACACGTACCTCGACTCCGCGACGCCGCAGGGGCCGTACGTGAACTTCCACGTCTCCGACGCCTACTACGCCGAGACGGTCGAGGCGGGCCGCGACGACGAGTACGGACGCCTCTCCGACACGGGCAAGGACGTGGTCGTCGAACACACGAGTGCGAACCCGACGGGCCCCGTCCACGTGGGACGCGCCCGGAACCCCATCCTCGGCGACGCCATCGCGCGCATCCTCGATTTCGCCGGGAACGACGTGGAGCGTCACTACTACGTCAACGACGCCGGGCGACAGGTCGCCGTCTTCACGTGGGCCTACGAGACGTTCGACGAGTCCGACCTCCCCGACCCCGAACGGGACCGCTCCGATTACGACTTAGTGCGCTACTACCGGAAGGGCAACGCCTTCCTCGAAGACGCCGACGAGGAGGACGCGGAGGCCGCAGAAGAGGAGATTGCGAGCATCATGCAGGGCCTCGAAGCGGGCGACGAGGAGACGTTCGAACGCGTCGCCGTCGTGGTTGACCAGGTGCTCTCGGGGATGACCGCCTCTTTGGAACGCCTGCCCGCGGAGTTCGACCGGTTCGTCAAGGAGACGAAGTTCATCCGCAACGGCGACGCAGAAGAGGTAGTCCGGCGACTGAAAGACTCCGAGTACTCGGTCTACGAGGAGGACGCGTGGCAACTCGACCTCTCGTCGTTCGACTTCGAGAAGAACCTCGTCTTCCTCCGGTCGGACGGGACGACGCTGTACACGACGCGCGACTTGGCGCACCACGAGTGGAAGTTCGACAACTACGACGAGGCGGTGACGGTCCTCGGCGAGGACCACAAACTGCAGGCCGAACAGTTGGAGACCGCACTCGAAATCCTCGGGAACGACACCGAGAACCTCCGTCAGACGTTCTACTCGTGGGTGAACCTCCCCGAGGGCGGGATGTCCACCCGGAAGGGGACGGGCGTCGACTTAGACGACCTGTTGGACGAGTCGGTCCAACGCGCACGCGAGGAAGTCGAGTCGCGCCTCGACAGTCGCATCCGCGACGACGAACTCGACGACGAGGACGTCGAACGCATCGCCCGACAGGTCGGCATCGGTGCCGTTCGCTACGACATCGTCTCGAAGCAACCGACGAAGGGAATCACGTTCGAGTGGGAGCGAGCGCTCGACTTCGAGGCTCAGTCCGCGCCGTACGTCCAGTACGTCCACGCTCGGTGCTGCGGCATCGTCGAGGAAGCCGAGGCGTCCGGCATCGAGGCGTCCACCGACGCTTCGCTTCTCGACGGCCCGGAGGAGCGTGAACTGGTCGCGACCATCGCGCGTTTCCCCTTCGTCGTCGAGGAGGCGGCCGACGGCTTGGAACCGCACGTCGTGGCGACGTACGTCCGCCAGTTCGCGGAGACGTTCAACACCTTCTACCGCGAGTGTTCGGTGCTGAACGCCGACGACGACGACGTGGCCGCCGCCCGTCTCGGACTCGTCGAGGCAGCGCGCCACACGGTGGCGAACGCGCTCTGGGTGTTGGGTATCGAAGCGCCCGACTCGATGTAG
- a CDS encoding DUF120 domain-containing protein, with product MSESAVAAVGYDELAALKFVAIEGGCSGPVKVSCSGLASRLDASSQTASRRLQRLEEAGYVERDVVSDGQWVSVSEDGEAALRREYADYRRIFETEDAEAVELGGTVTGGMGEGKHYISLSGYMRQFENRLGYEPFPGTLNVRLDDGSVRARAGMASLSAVAIDGWEDDERTFGPAACYAATVEFEDQSYAPAHIIVPERTHHDESQLEIIAPEKLRDELELADGDHVTVRVEEV from the coding sequence ATGTCAGAATCGGCAGTCGCCGCCGTCGGCTACGACGAACTGGCCGCGTTGAAGTTCGTCGCCATCGAAGGCGGGTGCTCCGGCCCGGTGAAAGTCTCTTGCTCCGGTCTGGCGTCGCGTCTCGACGCGTCGAGCCAGACCGCCTCGCGCCGCCTCCAACGACTCGAAGAGGCCGGTTACGTCGAACGCGACGTGGTGTCGGACGGCCAGTGGGTTTCGGTTTCCGAGGACGGCGAGGCGGCCCTTCGGCGGGAGTACGCCGACTACCGTCGAATCTTCGAGACGGAGGACGCGGAGGCGGTCGAACTCGGCGGCACCGTCACCGGCGGTATGGGCGAGGGCAAACACTACATCTCGCTTTCGGGCTACATGCGGCAGTTCGAGAACCGCCTCGGCTACGAACCGTTCCCGGGGACGCTCAACGTCCGCTTGGACGACGGGAGCGTTCGGGCGCGCGCCGGGATGGCGTCGCTCTCTGCGGTCGCCATCGATGGGTGGGAGGACGACGAACGGACGTTCGGCCCGGCGGCCTGTTACGCCGCGACGGTCGAGTTCGAGGACCAATCGTACGCGCCGGCCCACATCATCGTCCCCGAACGCACCCACCACGACGAGAGCCAACTCGAGATTATCGCGCCCGAGAAACTCCGAGACGAACTCGAACTCGCGGACGGCGACCACGTCACCGTCCGCGTGGAGGAGGTGTGA